The Cetobacterium somerae sequence AAAATAGATTTCTCATCATAAGAAAAGCCTATATTTTTAAATTCAATTGAAGTGATAGGTTCTGTTAGTGGTATATCTCCATCCATTCTACTGTCAAGATTTATAATTTCAGTAAATCTATTAACTCCGGAGATTCCTTTTTGATAGATATCAACAAGTCCAACCATTCTCATAATTCTAAGTCTAAAACGATCAACTAGAAGTAAAAAAGATAAGATAATTCCCATTGTAACACCATCTTTTATATATAAATAACCTCCAGCAAGAATAATTATAAGTTGAGTTATATTGGAGTAAAAAGTTACTCCTGAAACAATTAAACTTGATGGAATCATATTCTTCTTTTCACTTTCTAAAAGAGTATCATTTTTTTCAAGAAATCTTTTTTGAGCATAATCTTCTAAATAGTTATCTTTTAAAAAAGAGATAGTTCTCAAAATATCATGAAGATTAGCAGATAATAAACCTGAATTTTTTCGAACACTTCTATGACCAGCTTTCATTTTTTTATTTTCCTTATAAACAAATATCAATGTTAGTGGTAAAGGAAATAAAGTAATTAGTGAAAGTTTTAAATCAAAATCTATCATTATAAAGATAGAAGCAATAATAGTTATAACTGAAAATATAAAATCTTCTAATCCTCTATGACAAAGAGTAGAAACACTATCTAAATCATTAATAACTCTAGAAATTAAATCACCACTTTGATTTTTTTTAAAAAACTCACTAGGTTGGTTTAAAAGTTTTTTTAATAGGTCATTTCTCATACTTTGTTTTATTTTACTTCCCATTAATTTTCCATTTGCTTGAGAATTAACAGCAAAAAATAGACGTAAAATATAAAGAATAATTAATACAATTGAAAATTTTAGTAGTAAATCAATATTTTTAGAAGGAAGAGCATCATCTATTAAATTTTTAATTAAAAGTGGTGAGTAAACATCAATAGCAGTCATAGCTAATCTCACACCTAAAAATAGAAGAAGGAGTTTATTTTCCTTTTTTAAATAGTAAATAAGAGTTCCAAAAGATGTTTTTTTCATAAAAATTTCTCCTTAATATACATTTATTTCTAAATTAATAGTAACTTTTTTTATGACTAAAAGTCAATAGTTCTAGATATAAATAATATAAATAATAGATGATAATGTTATAAATTTTAGATAATTTGATTGAAATTTGTACTATAAAGTGTTAATATTAGTTAGATAAAAAATGTAATGGTTCAATTTGATTAAAAGGGAA is a genomic window containing:
- a CDS encoding ABC transporter ATP-binding protein, translated to MKKTSFGTLIYYLKKENKLLLLFLGVRLAMTAIDVYSPLLIKNLIDDALPSKNIDLLLKFSIVLIILYILRLFFAVNSQANGKLMGSKIKQSMRNDLLKKLLNQPSEFFKKNQSGDLISRVINDLDSVSTLCHRGLEDFIFSVITIIASIFIMIDFDLKLSLITLFPLPLTLIFVYKENKKMKAGHRSVRKNSGLLSANLHDILRTISFLKDNYLEDYAQKRFLEKNDTLLESEKKNMIPSSLIVSGVTFYSNITQLIIILAGGYLYIKDGVTMGIILSFLLLVDRFRLRIMRMVGLVDIYQKGISGVNRFTEIINLDSRMDGDIPLTEPITSIEFKNIGFSYDEKSILQNFNLKIEKGEKIALVGESGIGKSTTASLLKRALLPTNGEILINNIPLNKITFKTYLERLGIVDQSDYIINGSLIDNITLVKENCTEEELNFAIEKSYVYEIFDKFPQEENTIIGEGGVHVSSGQRQKIAMARLFLKNPDLILLDEATNALDIINEKSILKNIKEEYSDRIVIAITHRLSILEDFDKIYVLGDDNIVESGSFKELLKLEGKFYRLYHGIR